A region from the Candidatus Electrothrix scaldis genome encodes:
- a CDS encoding ATP-binding protein gives MKEIVILSGKGGVGKSSLTAALAHLLTENGKYRLTLADTDVDAPNLHIVLGAEFDRSTGVTASNKAIIDYDKCSRCMNCVSACAFDSIIGTEEPVIISYSCEGCGVCSLVCPEEAVSVHPVENGQINFVTSGTVRVVAGALGIGESSSGRLVDIVKRQARQEASLSGCDLLLTDGPPGIGCPVIAALKGADYAILVSEPTPSALSDLQRITEVVQGFKIPAGAVLNRSDMDPQSAQTTRDWLTGNELPLLGEIPYDPYLPQALARGNLGVKMYPDAPSSLAIKKLHKVVEGLLE, from the coding sequence ATGAAGGAGATTGTTATTCTCAGTGGTAAGGGCGGGGTGGGCAAATCCTCACTGACAGCGGCTCTGGCTCACCTGCTGACAGAAAATGGAAAATATCGCCTTACCTTGGCTGACACGGATGTTGATGCACCCAATCTCCACATTGTGCTGGGAGCCGAGTTCGACCGCAGCACAGGCGTCACCGCCTCGAATAAGGCAATCATTGACTATGATAAATGCAGCAGATGCATGAATTGTGTAAGCGCCTGTGCCTTTGACTCTATTATAGGTACAGAGGAACCTGTTATCATAAGCTATTCCTGCGAGGGCTGCGGGGTATGCTCTCTGGTTTGCCCGGAAGAGGCGGTCTCGGTTCATCCGGTAGAAAACGGTCAGATTAACTTTGTAACCTCAGGAACTGTTCGGGTGGTGGCTGGAGCATTAGGAATCGGTGAGTCCAGCTCAGGACGGTTGGTGGATATCGTTAAACGGCAAGCGCGCCAGGAGGCCTCTCTGAGCGGCTGCGACCTGCTGCTCACAGATGGCCCTCCAGGAATAGGTTGCCCGGTGATAGCAGCATTAAAAGGTGCGGATTATGCCATCCTGGTCAGCGAACCCACCCCATCTGCCTTGAGCGATCTGCAACGAATTACCGAGGTGGTTCAAGGATTCAAGATACCTGCCGGTGCTGTGCTCAATCGAAGCGATATGGACCCGCAATCCGCTCAAACAACACGGGACTGGTTGACCGGGAACGAGCTCCCTTTACTCGGCGAAATCCCCTATGATCCCTATTTGCCCCAGGCCTTAGCTCGGGGGAATCTGGGTGTGAAGATGTATCCAGATGCCCCCTCATCTCTGGCAATAAAAAAGCTGCATAAGGTGGTGGAAGGCTTATTGGAGTAA
- a CDS encoding nitrate reductase, with protein MAIQWHKSTCPYCGVGCGLQVGVEQGRIVKVQGMEEHPINKGRICALAAHLPPVFNAPSRLTQPLLRRNGQLIPVSWDEAVHYVAGDLNRIIEEHGPNAVAFYGGAANLTEEYYLMNKLIKGCIGTNNIECSTRLCMASSAAGFLSTLGADAPPTCYADIEQADLFYVAGNNMAVTLPIIFLRLKKAAEKGAKVIIVDPRRTETAAIADIHLQIKPGTDVALNNTLAHILLKEGFVDEESVDIRTSGLDELKIFLEKYTPSYGAEITGCPAEQIIAAARLIGSCKNMLTFWFQGYNHSTQAVFKNNSLHNLSLLTGNFCRPGAGPLSITGEANALGNRWVGALSHLLPGMRLVANPSQRQEVADFWNIPVENLQSTPGRSIIEIIQGLHEGSVKALWVTTTNPAASLPDTHWVEEGLKKAELLIVQDIFHPTETTQLADVVLAGAQWCEKTGTFISSERRIELVKKLVDPPGEAKTDCDIIIDVARAMGFEDEFSYSSPKEIFEEWKILTRGRICDMNGVTYERLEDAIGPQLPCPVKDHPGTERLFLDWRFPRADGRAALLGREYQEGAESPDSEYPFTLVTGKLAGHFNTRTRTGRVEELRRQEPENYVEIHPQDAETLSMEENDVVEVASRRGRVLAKVRVADRILAGTVYMNMHFGNALQDPDNRLANILCTHAIDRHSKQPEYKITAVRMAKVQEDYESIAAAER; from the coding sequence ATGGCAATCCAGTGGCATAAGTCTACCTGCCCTTATTGTGGCGTCGGCTGCGGCTTACAGGTTGGGGTGGAGCAGGGACGTATTGTAAAGGTACAGGGCATGGAGGAGCACCCAATTAATAAGGGCCGCATATGTGCCTTGGCTGCTCATTTACCACCTGTGTTTAATGCACCGAGCCGACTCACCCAACCTCTCCTGCGCCGCAACGGACAACTCATTCCAGTCAGCTGGGATGAGGCGGTGCATTATGTTGCTGGCGATCTGAACCGAATTATTGAAGAGCACGGTCCCAATGCGGTGGCTTTCTACGGTGGAGCTGCGAATCTGACTGAAGAATATTATTTGATGAATAAGCTGATAAAGGGTTGCATCGGCACCAATAATATCGAATGCTCCACCCGACTCTGTATGGCCAGTTCAGCTGCTGGCTTTCTTTCCACCTTAGGGGCTGATGCCCCCCCTACCTGCTACGCAGACATAGAACAGGCAGACCTCTTCTATGTCGCTGGCAATAATATGGCGGTCACCTTACCTATCATCTTTCTACGCCTGAAAAAAGCTGCAGAAAAAGGAGCCAAGGTTATAATTGTTGATCCTCGCCGAACAGAAACAGCAGCTATCGCTGATATTCATCTCCAGATCAAACCAGGCACTGATGTAGCCCTGAATAACACCTTGGCCCATATCCTTCTCAAGGAAGGATTTGTTGATGAGGAAAGTGTGGACATTCGCACCTCCGGCCTTGATGAACTAAAAATCTTTTTGGAAAAATATACGCCCAGCTACGGTGCCGAGATAACCGGCTGTCCAGCAGAACAGATCATTGCAGCTGCCCGCCTTATCGGGTCTTGCAAAAATATGCTCACCTTCTGGTTCCAAGGGTATAATCATTCCACCCAAGCGGTCTTTAAAAACAACAGCCTGCATAATCTCTCGCTCCTGACCGGCAATTTTTGTCGCCCTGGAGCTGGCCCCCTTTCCATTACCGGCGAAGCCAACGCCTTGGGGAATCGCTGGGTCGGGGCACTCAGTCATCTCCTACCCGGAATGCGCTTGGTTGCTAATCCCAGTCAACGCCAGGAGGTTGCAGATTTTTGGAATATTCCTGTGGAAAATCTCCAATCTACACCAGGTCGTTCTATTATTGAAATTATTCAGGGCCTACACGAGGGCTCAGTTAAGGCTTTGTGGGTAACAACAACCAACCCTGCAGCCTCTTTACCAGACACCCATTGGGTAGAGGAAGGGCTCAAAAAAGCTGAGCTACTTATTGTTCAGGATATATTCCATCCCACTGAAACAACCCAACTTGCTGATGTAGTGCTGGCAGGAGCCCAGTGGTGTGAAAAAACAGGGACCTTCATCTCCTCAGAACGACGCATTGAATTAGTCAAAAAACTGGTAGATCCTCCAGGTGAAGCAAAAACAGATTGTGACATCATCATTGATGTGGCCCGAGCAATGGGATTTGAAGATGAGTTTTCCTATTCATCACCGAAAGAGATTTTTGAAGAATGGAAAATACTGACAAGAGGTCGGATTTGCGATATGAACGGGGTGACTTATGAAAGGCTGGAAGACGCTATCGGGCCACAGCTTCCCTGTCCGGTAAAGGACCATCCCGGAACAGAGCGCCTTTTCCTTGACTGGCGTTTTCCCAGGGCCGATGGGCGAGCCGCTCTCTTGGGACGGGAATATCAGGAAGGCGCCGAGTCACCTGATAGCGAGTATCCCTTTACCCTTGTGACAGGAAAGTTGGCAGGTCATTTCAACACCCGAACCCGCACAGGGCGAGTAGAGGAACTACGCCGCCAGGAACCGGAGAACTACGTTGAAATCCATCCTCAAGATGCTGAGACACTCAGCATGGAGGAAAATGATGTGGTCGAAGTGGCCTCCCGGCGCGGCCGGGTCCTTGCTAAGGTACGGGTTGCTGACAGAATACTGGCAGGGACCGTGTACATGAACATGCATTTCGGTAATGCCCTCCAGGACCCGGATAATCGCCTGGCCAATATTCTCTGCACCCATGCTATTGATCGCCATTCCAAGCAACCTGAGTACAAAATAACTGCCGTGCGTATGGCAAAAGTACAAGAGGATTATGAGAGCATCGCAGCAGCAGAACGTTAA
- a CDS encoding P-loop NTPase — MNKRLHPEIIRHFHNTPFSTPIIGITGGKGGVGKSTVAVNLAAAFVAQGKRVALVDADVDAPNDSLLLGIPLENPQPVTIMQPIFDSAQCTDCQKCVKACQMNSLFRPKEKSITLMGECNGCEACYLVCPAGAISQGSHSVGTLYKTKRGKLTLYTGALQPGLAESALIVNAVGDAAFADAELFDIILVDTAPGTHCNVIGALKGARHVLAVTEPTPLGSHDLELILSLLDMFSIQRSVVINRANLPGQKEKVEQAAQAASAAIAAEIKLDKDLLAGYLEGTPVVDLLPNSAAAEIFLKMTDYLTATYLSPHNQTQQEQQL, encoded by the coding sequence GTGAATAAAAGACTGCACCCGGAAATCATCAGGCACTTTCATAACACACCCTTTAGCACCCCGATAATCGGTATTACCGGAGGTAAGGGTGGAGTGGGAAAATCAACCGTAGCGGTAAATCTGGCAGCAGCTTTTGTTGCCCAGGGCAAAAGAGTTGCTCTTGTTGATGCAGACGTGGACGCCCCAAATGACAGCCTCCTCCTTGGTATTCCCCTGGAAAATCCTCAACCGGTCACCATCATGCAGCCAATTTTTGACTCGGCTCAATGTACGGACTGTCAGAAATGCGTCAAAGCCTGCCAGATGAACAGCCTGTTCCGACCCAAGGAGAAAAGCATTACCTTGATGGGGGAATGTAATGGCTGCGAAGCCTGCTATCTGGTTTGCCCAGCAGGTGCGATCAGCCAAGGAAGTCACTCCGTCGGTACGCTGTACAAAACCAAGCGAGGTAAGCTCACCCTCTACACCGGGGCTCTGCAACCGGGTCTGGCAGAAAGTGCTTTGATAGTCAATGCGGTCGGGGACGCTGCCTTTGCTGATGCGGAGCTCTTTGACATTATCCTGGTGGATACAGCCCCAGGCACCCATTGCAATGTGATCGGCGCGTTAAAAGGAGCCAGGCATGTACTGGCAGTGACAGAACCAACACCCTTGGGTTCCCATGATCTTGAGCTGATCCTCTCGCTTTTAGATATGTTCAGCATCCAACGAAGCGTTGTAATTAACCGAGCAAATTTACCAGGACAAAAAGAAAAGGTGGAACAAGCAGCCCAGGCTGCTTCAGCTGCCATTGCAGCGGAAATCAAACTGGACAAGGACCTCCTGGCTGGTTATCTGGAAGGAACACCAGTAGTTGATCTTCTGCCCAATTCAGCGGCAGCAGAAATCTTTCTGAAAATGACAGACTATCTGACAGCCACTTACTTATCCCCACATAATCAAACTCAACAGGAGCAGCAGTTATGA
- a CDS encoding adenylate/guanylate cyclase domain-containing protein: protein MKKSWFSIFRNFPFTLTIIILVATGVPALIISYFLIDKNYQTARGGAIKGLNDQAKSIALDLTNQLNGTASRLRILGRTGDMALASYSELFGGDAAEDMGNFNTGNDLVASTYLFIKNSNILNNNTPPMEVVPDCVADIKLPSAVMQSLNHFFQEDSDTMPSQYIASDFCNDHQDEKCKENEDKCGKDFFAKVIKRISYDERAKGENGSTSKVVYSSNRPCRTDHGIAIIVPLATKEHVNSPITTLGAVIAIVPVDYLITVIRSRIAPESKRVFDFQLKDGTSLCNWKTSLSSVQDYGQEDLISSTPASLGLSSDTDPDKLIVEYRLVLSEPSDIRFAEVDKNKEQLFFIVLISLFVILILAYFTANFIVSPLKDMKKIVNQYAAGDYSSFKGKIFFAEFANFTRLLERMGEKILDQLANLQEINSAYARFVPNDFLNYLQKESIIEVQLGDHVEKNMSVLFADIADFTTISERMSPKQNFTFVNSILNAIGPIIRNNNGFIDKYIGDAIMALFDKSPDDAIAAGIGLLNAVTAYNEKRKKAKYYTAPIKIRVGINTGHLMLGIIGEYGRMDGTVISDAVNLASRLEGLAKLYGASLVISGHTFYRLEKPLKYRIRELDLVAVKGKSQPVSVFEVLEGDESETMQKKRDCKKHFEKGVFLYRDKHFHRTRQIMQGILRDNPNDKAAQLYYDRCQENIEFGVPENWQAVTRLYQK from the coding sequence ATGAAAAAATCCTGGTTTTCCATCTTCAGAAATTTTCCCTTTACCTTGACCATAATTATTCTGGTTGCGACCGGGGTACCGGCGCTCATCATTTCCTACTTTCTTATAGATAAAAATTATCAAACAGCAAGAGGAGGTGCAATTAAGGGGTTGAACGATCAGGCGAAGAGTATAGCGCTTGACCTAACGAACCAGCTGAATGGCACAGCTTCCCGCCTCCGTATTCTTGGAAGAACTGGAGATATGGCCTTAGCGAGTTACAGTGAGTTGTTTGGAGGGGATGCTGCCGAGGATATGGGCAATTTCAATACAGGTAACGATCTGGTTGCATCAACATACCTTTTCATTAAAAATTCTAATATACTGAACAATAATACTCCTCCAATGGAAGTAGTACCAGACTGCGTAGCAGATATTAAGCTCCCCTCTGCGGTCATGCAATCCCTGAATCATTTTTTTCAGGAAGATTCGGATACAATGCCGTCACAGTATATCGCCTCTGATTTTTGTAACGATCATCAAGATGAGAAATGCAAAGAAAACGAAGACAAGTGCGGAAAAGACTTCTTTGCAAAGGTCATCAAGAGAATCAGTTATGATGAGCGAGCAAAAGGAGAAAATGGCTCAACAAGCAAGGTCGTATATTCATCAAACCGCCCATGCAGGACAGATCATGGCATCGCGATCATTGTACCACTTGCCACAAAAGAACACGTCAACAGTCCCATCACAACTCTGGGAGCCGTTATTGCTATTGTGCCGGTTGACTACCTGATTACAGTTATCCGTTCCAGAATCGCCCCCGAGAGCAAGAGAGTTTTCGATTTCCAACTCAAAGATGGCACCTCTCTTTGCAACTGGAAAACGAGCCTTTCTTCCGTTCAAGATTACGGCCAGGAGGATCTGATCTCAAGTACCCCGGCATCCTTAGGTCTCTCTTCTGACACCGACCCAGATAAGCTGATAGTGGAGTACCGTCTTGTGCTTTCCGAGCCCTCAGATATACGCTTTGCTGAGGTCGACAAGAACAAAGAACAATTGTTCTTCATCGTGCTTATATCTTTATTCGTCATCCTTATCCTCGCCTATTTCACAGCTAATTTCATTGTTTCTCCCTTAAAAGACATGAAAAAAATCGTCAACCAATATGCTGCTGGCGACTACTCATCCTTTAAAGGAAAAATATTCTTTGCTGAGTTTGCCAATTTCACCCGTCTTCTTGAACGAATGGGAGAGAAAATCCTGGACCAATTGGCTAATCTCCAGGAGATCAACAGTGCTTATGCACGCTTTGTGCCCAACGACTTTCTCAATTACCTGCAAAAAGAATCCATTATCGAGGTGCAATTGGGCGATCATGTGGAAAAAAACATGTCTGTCCTTTTCGCAGACATTGCTGATTTCACAACTATCTCGGAACGCATGAGTCCAAAACAAAACTTCACCTTTGTCAACTCCATCCTCAATGCCATCGGCCCTATCATTAGAAACAATAACGGATTCATAGATAAATATATTGGCGACGCCATTATGGCGCTCTTTGATAAGAGCCCGGATGATGCCATTGCTGCCGGGATTGGCCTCCTCAATGCCGTTACAGCCTATAACGAGAAACGAAAAAAAGCAAAATACTATACTGCTCCGATAAAAATTCGGGTCGGAATCAACACTGGCCATCTGATGCTGGGAATAATTGGTGAATACGGACGCATGGACGGGACTGTTATCAGCGATGCCGTTAACCTGGCTTCCCGCCTGGAGGGTCTTGCAAAGCTGTACGGGGCCTCGCTAGTAATCAGCGGGCACACCTTTTATCGGCTGGAAAAGCCTTTGAAATATCGCATCAGAGAACTGGATCTGGTTGCAGTCAAAGGCAAATCCCAACCTGTCAGCGTTTTTGAAGTATTGGAAGGCGATGAGAGTGAAACAATGCAAAAAAAGAGAGACTGCAAAAAACATTTCGAAAAAGGAGTCTTTCTCTATCGGGATAAGCACTTTCACAGAACACGGCAAATAATGCAGGGAATTCTCCGTGATAACCCAAACGATAAAGCAGCGCAGTTGTACTATGATAGGTGTCAGGAGAATATAGAATTCGGCGTCCCTGAAAACTGGCAGGCAGTCACACGACTCTATCAAAAATAA
- a CDS encoding alpha-amylase family glycosyl hydrolase, whose protein sequence is MIELAQVGAHVGLTGRNSLQLGLYLPGISTDKHYSLYADIIHSADQFSPDIAAVSVELTERDRQTGLWQFHGDINALPQIGSLGQPGRYLYRYRLHRDGQELIYSFADPYAVLSGSGTNSAFDFQVQDDFQWTDSAFSVPDISELIIYEMMVDDFANTFEEVLEKLIYLESLGVNCIELMPVTNIPEPYRWGYMPMSYFAIEERYGDANMLKRLVNACHERGIAVIHDAVYAHMHDEFCYHKVYRITEEENPMIGPFAADVFGIGTDFTKEFTFDYFTAVNRYFLDELHFDGFRYDYVPGIYDGPLGKGYSRLVYETYQYSKGIPRFRGGTHTRIIQVAEHLDMPKKIMQETYTTASKRWNPMLKAQDMLRDYGSVPEEFIDEILLIDVSDPWPREYRNEKDGDVFPVAPLQFLESHDRSRLMYIASEAEPLSDGGFDLFGRDRRNWHRLQPFAIALMTAEGVPLLWQGQEFGEIYGKDDIGGSRVLAARPLHWNFFYEREGRALVNLYRRLGKLRHQYSALRSRNSIFYRQYSKLDKGLVAYLRLPEEQNETSVLVLINFSDQDGTLRVPLSSGRWQEQLMPDKEIIEVDNSGDYEVYLPSNYGKIFVRIS, encoded by the coding sequence ATGATTGAGTTGGCACAGGTCGGAGCTCATGTTGGGCTAACCGGTCGGAATAGTCTGCAACTCGGGCTGTATCTTCCAGGGATTAGCACAGATAAACACTATAGCCTTTATGCGGATATAATCCATAGTGCTGATCAGTTCTCTCCTGATATTGCAGCTGTTTCTGTAGAGCTAACAGAAAGGGATCGCCAAACTGGTCTCTGGCAGTTTCACGGGGATATAAATGCATTACCCCAGATTGGTAGTCTAGGACAACCTGGGCGATATTTGTATCGTTATCGATTGCATCGGGACGGGCAGGAACTCATCTATTCTTTTGCCGACCCCTATGCTGTGCTGAGTGGAAGCGGAACAAATTCGGCCTTTGATTTTCAGGTGCAGGATGATTTTCAGTGGACAGACAGTGCGTTCTCTGTGCCTGATATCAGTGAATTAATTATCTACGAAATGATGGTAGATGATTTTGCCAACACTTTTGAAGAAGTGCTGGAAAAACTCATTTATTTGGAGTCCCTGGGGGTAAACTGTATCGAATTGATGCCGGTAACCAATATTCCAGAACCGTACCGCTGGGGCTATATGCCGATGAGTTATTTCGCCATAGAAGAGCGTTATGGTGATGCCAATATGCTGAAAAGGCTGGTCAATGCCTGTCACGAGCGCGGCATTGCGGTGATTCATGATGCCGTCTATGCCCATATGCACGATGAGTTTTGCTATCATAAGGTATATAGAATAACAGAGGAAGAAAATCCTATGATAGGACCTTTTGCCGCTGATGTGTTCGGAATAGGGACTGATTTTACCAAGGAATTCACCTTTGATTATTTCACGGCAGTTAATAGGTATTTCTTAGACGAGCTGCATTTTGATGGTTTTCGTTACGACTATGTACCGGGCATTTATGACGGCCCTCTCGGGAAAGGCTACTCCCGGCTTGTTTATGAAACATATCAATACAGTAAGGGTATTCCGCGCTTTCGTGGAGGAACGCATACGCGTATTATTCAGGTTGCTGAACATCTGGATATGCCGAAAAAAATTATGCAAGAGACCTACACCACGGCCAGCAAGAGATGGAATCCTATGCTGAAGGCGCAGGATATGTTAAGGGATTACGGCTCAGTACCAGAAGAATTTATTGATGAGATATTGCTCATTGATGTATCAGACCCCTGGCCCAGAGAGTATCGTAATGAAAAAGATGGTGATGTCTTTCCGGTCGCGCCCTTACAGTTTTTGGAAAGCCATGATAGGAGTCGTCTCATGTATATTGCCAGTGAGGCAGAACCCTTAAGTGATGGCGGCTTTGACCTGTTCGGACGGGATAGAAGGAATTGGCATCGCCTTCAGCCTTTTGCTATTGCTCTGATGACAGCAGAAGGGGTCCCTCTTCTTTGGCAGGGGCAGGAATTTGGGGAAATCTACGGGAAAGATGATATTGGTGGCTCGCGGGTTTTGGCAGCCCGTCCTTTGCACTGGAATTTTTTTTATGAGCGGGAAGGGCGTGCCCTGGTGAATCTTTACAGGCGACTCGGCAAGTTGCGACACCAATATTCCGCTCTGCGGAGCCGCAATTCTATCTTTTATAGGCAATATTCAAAGTTGGATAAGGGCTTAGTAGCCTACCTTCGCTTGCCAGAAGAACAAAACGAAACCTCGGTATTGGTCTTGATCAACTTCAGTGATCAGGATGGGACCCTACGTGTTCCATTATCTTCAGGCCGCTGGCAGGAGCAGCTAATGCCGGATAAGGAAATAATTGAGGTTGATAACAGTGGTGATTATGAGGTGTACCTCCCCTCTAACTACGGAAAAATATTTGTTCGGATAAGTTGA
- a CDS encoding extracellular solute-binding protein: MSSNYIIKGICIALFFFFASAAHSDEKKIYLWHKEATAKEFIRDICAEFSKKHGVQIKAEYIPVNHLKQALIKRALRGRMPEIALVPSDFVGLFSLINLSKVPASLNNPDIGENAYGTVRIGGKIYGAPILGGNHIMMYYNKKKVKTPATTWAELYAQKAALEQQGVKPIGWSYNDVYWFVGFMGPFGGWPMEGGEITLNTKAMQDALTFYKSLADKGLIPQDCNSGCGTDRFFNGEFAYALNGDWAYLQTEKALGKDFGVAVIPSIGTKPVTPMYSTHALVFPGKSLQGPMRDILEQFTMTMQSEPIQRRWYTALKRLPVHKKVLNDFKQQADPNQRQFLRQLEIARAMPSESSMSYAWEGIRKGFYRFLAGSLDAEQASALMQKVAESHD; the protein is encoded by the coding sequence ATGTCGAGTAACTATATAATAAAAGGCATATGTATTGCGCTCTTCTTTTTCTTTGCCTCAGCAGCTCATTCAGATGAAAAAAAAATCTATCTCTGGCATAAGGAAGCAACAGCAAAAGAATTTATACGCGATATATGTGCCGAATTCAGCAAAAAACACGGGGTGCAAATAAAAGCTGAATATATCCCTGTAAATCACCTCAAACAAGCCCTTATCAAGAGGGCCTTACGTGGTCGAATGCCCGAAATAGCACTTGTTCCCTCCGATTTTGTCGGACTTTTTTCCTTAATCAACTTATCAAAGGTCCCGGCGTCTCTTAACAACCCTGATATAGGAGAGAATGCCTATGGAACAGTGCGAATTGGCGGAAAAATATATGGAGCACCTATACTCGGGGGTAACCATATTATGATGTATTATAATAAAAAAAAAGTCAAAACACCTGCGACAACTTGGGCCGAGCTTTATGCCCAAAAAGCAGCATTGGAACAGCAAGGCGTAAAACCTATAGGCTGGAGTTATAATGATGTCTACTGGTTTGTCGGTTTCATGGGACCATTTGGGGGCTGGCCAATGGAAGGAGGGGAAATTACCCTGAATACCAAGGCGATGCAAGATGCTCTTACGTTCTACAAATCTCTTGCCGATAAAGGGCTTATTCCTCAGGACTGTAACAGCGGTTGTGGGACGGATCGTTTTTTTAATGGGGAGTTCGCTTATGCCCTGAACGGTGACTGGGCTTATCTACAAACAGAAAAGGCGCTGGGCAAAGACTTCGGCGTTGCTGTGATTCCTTCAATCGGAACGAAACCTGTGACTCCGATGTATTCGACACATGCACTGGTCTTTCCCGGAAAATCACTGCAAGGCCCAATGAGAGACATCCTGGAACAGTTTACCATGACCATGCAAAGTGAGCCGATTCAACGGCGCTGGTATACAGCGCTGAAACGCCTTCCTGTGCATAAAAAAGTATTGAATGATTTCAAGCAGCAGGCTGATCCCAATCAACGGCAATTTCTGAGACAGCTTGAGATTGCCAGGGCAATGCCCAGCGAATCCAGCATGAGTTATGCATGGGAGGGAATCCGTAAAGGATTCTACCGTTTCCTGGCAGGAAGCCTTGATGCCGAACAAGCATCGGCCCTTATGCAAAAGGTTGCGGAATCTCATGATTAA